The Diceros bicornis minor isolate mBicDic1 unplaced genomic scaffold, mDicBic1.mat.cur scaffold_158_ctg1, whole genome shotgun sequence genome has a window encoding:
- the LOC131402565 gene encoding ral guanine nucleotide dissociation stimulator-like, whose product MEEVNSVWATQEMDPQGAQERQQQQGVVPFLGTFLNHLKLLDIGMEDDLQKYKVIRKIQLLQQAASEYDLNPEERFGAWFQAMEPLSVDESYCLSCRLEPTHQKTSKMRLFRRKRNRTSSSSGPICFFSSATVPLARSHNPLETTSAAPPEQQGHWDPRGAPGQLFPPHPK is encoded by the exons atggAG gaggtgaactctgtgtgggccacccaagagatggacccccagggagcccaggagaggcagcagcagcag ggtgtcgtccccttcctgggcacgttcctcaatcacctgaaactgctggacattgggatggaggatgatctacaa aaatacaaaGTCATTAGgaagatccagctgctccagcaggctgcaagtgAATATGACCTGaatcccgaggagcgatttggggcctggttccaggcgatggagcccctcagtgttgatgagag ctactgcctctcctgccggctggagcccacacaccagaagacgagcaaaatgcggctcttcaggagaaagaggaaccggacatcctccagttcagggccga tctgtttcttctcttcagccaccgtgcccttggcaaggagccataaccctctggagaccacaagtgcagctcctcctgagcagcagggccactgggaccctcggggtgcaccgggtcagctcttccccccccaccccaagtga